CGCGCCCCTGGGCGACGTAATCGTGGCGGTGGACGGCGTGCGCGTGCTGAATTCCTTCGACGTGACGCGCCTGGTGGCGGCCAAGCGGCCGGGCCAGACGGTCACGCTGCGCGTGTGGCGCAACAAGAAGAGCGTGGACGTGAAGGTCACGCTGCTCAAGCGCACCCTGCAATAGGAGGCCGTTCGGGAGGGGGCCGGGTGTACATCGCCCGGCCCCTCACGCCGTTGCCGGGAACCCGAACCGGTCGGTCACCGTAATGACTTCAAAGTGATATCACTTTGATGGTATCCTCGGCACAGGAGCGTGATGTATGAGCGAACTCGACCGTGTTCCCCCCTCCACCGGCCCCCAGGGCGGCGTCTCGCCGCGCAGCGGCGTCGCCAGCAGCGAGCGCGCGGCCTTCGGGCTGCCCGGCGTGCCCTTCTTCGTCGCGTGGCTGGTGCTGCTGGCGCTCGCCATCCTGAGCTTCGCCTTCGAGCGCGTGGCGCTGGGGGCGGTGCTGGCGGTCATCGTGGCGTTCACGGTGGGCGGCTTCTACATCGTGCAGCCCAACCAGAGCAAGGTGCTCACGCTGTTCGGCCGCTACGTGGGCACCGAGCGGCGCAACGGCGTGTACTGGACGAACCCGCTGACCGTGCGCAAGACCGTCAGCCTGCGCATCCGCAACTTCAACTCCGAACGCCTGAAGGTGAACGACGCCAGCGGCAACCCCATCGAGATCGCCGCCGTGATCGTGTGGCGGGTGGTGGACACCGCGCGGGCCGTGTTCGACGTCGAGGACTATGCCGGTTTCGTCGCCATCCAGGCCGAGACCGCCCTGCGTCACCTCGCCAGCCAGTACCCCTACGACGACTACAGCGAGGGCGGCATGAGCCTGCGCGGCAACGCCGACGAGGTGAGTGAGGCCCTGCGCCGCGAACTCGGCGTGCGGCTCCAGCACGCGGGGGTGGACATCCTGGAAGCGCGGCTGTCGCACCTGGCGTACTCGCCCGAGATCGCCGGGGCCATGCTCCAGCGCCAGCAGGCCAGCGCGATCATCGCCGCGCGCAGCCAGATCGTGCAGGGTGCGGTCGGCATGGTCGAGATGGCGCTGCGCGAACTGAGCGACCAGAACATCGTGCAGCTCGACGAGGAGCGCAAGGCGCAGATGGTCAGCAACCTGCTCGTCGTCCTGACCAGCGAGCGCGGCACGCAGCCCGTCGTGAACGCCGGCAGCCTGTACTGAGGGGGCGGCGTGGCCCCCCGCAAGAACTTTCCCCTGCGGATCAGCCCGGAGCTGTACGCCGCGCTGGAACGCTGGGCGGCCGACGACCTGCGCAGCGTGAACGCCCAGATCGAGTACCTGCTCACCCAGGCCACGCGGCAGGCCGGCCGGCTGCGCGCCCCGCCCAGCACCGAGCCCCCCGAACAGGACGACGCCGGGGAGACCTGAGTTCCACGAGGCCGGACGCTGCCCCCACGGGCACGCCGGCCTCCGCCCCGGTGTGGGGGCCGGCGTCAAGCCCGTCATCTTCCGGTCACCCGGCCCGCCACGCGCTACACTCCGGCCCGTCATGTACATCGTGGTCGAAGGCCCTATCGGGGTGGGAAAAACGAGCCTCGCGGGGCGACTGGCCGCGCGCTACGGCGCCGAACTGAACCTGGAGGTCGTTGAGGAGAATCCCTTCCTGGCGAACTTCTACTCCTCGCCGGAGGCCTACGCCTTCCAGGTGCAGGCCTTCTTCCTGCTGTCGCGCTTCAAGCAGCTCTCGGCGCTGTGGCAGCCGGGGCTGTACCACGACTCGGTTGTGAGCGACTACCTGTTCGACAAGGATTTCATCTTCGCGTCCATGAACCTCAAAGACGCCGAGTTCGCGCTGTACGAGGACCTGTACGCCCACCTGTCGCCGCGGCTGCCCACGCCGGACCTCGTCGTGTACCTGCGCGCCGACCCCGAGGAGCTGCTGCGCCGCATCGGCAAGCGCGGCCGGCCCTTTGAGCAGGACATGCAGGCCGCGTATCTGGCCGAACTGACCCGGCGCTACGACGAGTACTTCCGCACGTACCCCCACCCGCTGCTGACCATCCACGCGGCGGGCCTGGACTTCGTGGGCCGCGCCGAGGACGAACAGGCCGTGCTGGAGCGGGTACACGCGGCGCTCACGGCGGGTCGGGCGGCCGACTGATGTATCTGGCGGTCTCCGGAAACATCGGCAGCGGCAAGAGCACCCTGACGCGCATGCTGGCCGAGCGCTACGGCCTGCGCCCGGTGTAC
This region of Deinococcus metalli genomic DNA includes:
- a CDS encoding deoxynucleoside kinase, with the protein product MYIVVEGPIGVGKTSLAGRLAARYGAELNLEVVEENPFLANFYSSPEAYAFQVQAFFLLSRFKQLSALWQPGLYHDSVVSDYLFDKDFIFASMNLKDAEFALYEDLYAHLSPRLPTPDLVVYLRADPEELLRRIGKRGRPFEQDMQAAYLAELTRRYDEYFRTYPHPLLTIHAAGLDFVGRAEDEQAVLERVHAALTAGRAAD
- a CDS encoding SPFH domain-containing protein, with amino-acid sequence MSELDRVPPSTGPQGGVSPRSGVASSERAAFGLPGVPFFVAWLVLLALAILSFAFERVALGAVLAVIVAFTVGGFYIVQPNQSKVLTLFGRYVGTERRNGVYWTNPLTVRKTVSLRIRNFNSERLKVNDASGNPIEIAAVIVWRVVDTARAVFDVEDYAGFVAIQAETALRHLASQYPYDDYSEGGMSLRGNADEVSEALRRELGVRLQHAGVDILEARLSHLAYSPEIAGAMLQRQQASAIIAARSQIVQGAVGMVEMALRELSDQNIVQLDEERKAQMVSNLLVVLTSERGTQPVVNAGSLY